A DNA window from Panthera tigris isolate Pti1 chromosome X, P.tigris_Pti1_mat1.1, whole genome shotgun sequence contains the following coding sequences:
- the TAF9B gene encoding transcription initiation factor TFIID subunit 9B, whose amino-acid sequence MESSKMAPPKNAPRDALVMAQILKDMGITEYEPRVINQMLEFAFRYVTTILDDAKIYSSHAKKPNVDADDVRLAIQCRADQSFTSPPPRDFLLDIARQKNQTPLPLIKPYAGPRLPPDRYCLTAPNYRLKSLIKKGPNQGRLVPRLSVGAVSSRPSTPTIATPQTASVPSKVAPPVSVTSQRFTVQIPPSQSTPVKPVPATTAVQNVLINPSIIGPKNILITTNMVSSQNTANESNPLKRKHEEDDDNDTM is encoded by the exons ATGGAGTCGAGCAAGATGGCGCCTCCCAAGAACGCTCCGAGAGATGCCTTG GTGATGGCACAAATCCTGAAGGATATGGGAATTACGGAGTATGAACCAAGGGTTATAAATCAAATGTTGGAATTTGCATTCC GATATGTGACTACAATTCTGGATGATGCGAAAATTTATTCAAGCCATGCTAAGAAACCTAATGTTGATGCAGATGATGTGAGACTGGCAATCCAGTGTCGGGCTGATCAGTCTTTTACTTCTCCTCCTCCAAGAGAT tttttactggATATTGCAAGGCAGAAAAATCAAACCCCTTTACCACTGATTAAGCCATATGCAGGACCCAGACTGCCACCCGACAGATACTGCTTAACAGCTCCAAACTATAGGCTGAAGTCCTTAATTAAAAAG GGACCTAACCAAGGAAGACTAGTTCCACGGTTAAGTGTTGGTGCTGTTAGTAGCAGACCTTCCACTCCTACTATAG CAACCCCACAAACAGCTTCTGTCCCAAGTAAAGTTGCACCTCCAGTGTCAGTGACAAGCCAAAGATTTACAGTGCAGATTCCACCTTCTCAGTCCACACCTGTCAAACCAG TTCCTGCAACGACTGCAGTTCAAAATGTTCTGATTAATCCTTCAATAATTGGGcccaaaaatattcttattacCACCAACATGGTTTCATCACAGAACACGGCCAACGAATCAAACCCATTGAAGAGAAAACATGAAGAAGATGATGACAATGATACTATGTAA